A genomic segment from Phragmites australis chromosome 6, lpPhrAust1.1, whole genome shotgun sequence encodes:
- the LOC133922598 gene encoding glycine cleavage system H protein 2, mitochondrial-like: protein MQKAHGGKYFSQFASAPPTSGFNQEPKPPPNPGERKAAAPSNQFLSIMPMAASSRLLWASRAAAYLRISTFPRAFSTVLKDLKYADTHEWAKVEDDSATVGITDHAQDHLGDVVYVELPEVGSSVSQGKNFGAVESVKATSDINSPVSGEVVAVNDKLSEEPGLVNASPYEKGWIIKVKLSDSGELNSLMDDEKYSKFCEEENKH, encoded by the exons ATGCAAAAGGCCCACGGGGGCAAATATTTCTCCCAGTTTGCAAGCGCACCACCAACTTCCGGTTTCAATCAAGAACCGAAGCCACCACCAAACCCGGGAGAGCGGAAAGCGGCGGCGCCGAGCAATCAATTCCTTTCGATCATGCCcatggccgcctcctcccggcTGCTCTGGGcgtcccgcgccgccgcctacCTCAGGATATCCACCTTCCCCAGGGCCTTCTCCACCG TGCTGAAGGATCTGAAGTATGCTGACACTCATGAATGGGCAAAGGTTGAGGATGATTCAGCAACTGTTGGCATTACTGACCATGCCCAG GACCATTTGGGTGATGTTGTGTATGTGGAGCTGCCAGAAGTTGGCAGTAGTGTATCCCAGGGAAAGAACTTTGGTGCTGTTGAAAGTGTGAAGGCAACCAGTGATATCAACTCACCTGTATCTGGAGAGGTCGTTGCAGTGAATGACAAACTAAGCGAGGAACCTGGATTG GTCAATGCAAGTCCTTATGAGAAGGGATGGATTATCAAGGTCAAGCTCAGCGATTCAGGTGAGCTCAATTCGCTGATGGACGACGAGAAGTACTCAAAATTCTGTGAGGAAGAAAACAAGCATTAA
- the LOC133923247 gene encoding style cell-cycle inhibitor 1-A-like encodes MRLTWPQHKGRDKEESRRKSRDDREEDRRKKKKSKHSDRDKGKERGSKERHSKEKEKSKRKYKDAGFKEISKDDYFAKNNEFATWLKEEKGKYFSDLSSESACDLFLKFVKERNKGKLPSQYYEGITSGPRSAHNWNIKA; translated from the exons ATGAG GCTGACGTGGCCACAACATAAGGGGCGGGACAAGGAggagagcaggaggaagagcCGAGACGACAGAGAGGAAGACAGgcgcaagaagaagaagagtaagcACAGCGACAGGGACAAAGGCAAAG AGAGGGGTTCGAAGGAGAGACATtccaaggagaaggagaagagtaAGCGGAAATACAAGGATGCT GGGTTTAAAGAAATATCCAAAGATGACTACTTTGCGAAGAACAATGAATTTGCAACTTGGctgaaggaagaaaaaggaaaatatttctCAGATCTTTCTTCAGAGTCTGCTTGTGATCTGTTCCTAAAGTTTGTGAAAGAACGGAACAAAGGAAAGCTGCCGTCACAATACTACGAGGGGATTACAAGCGGCCCACGATCAGCACACAATTGGAACATCAAAGCATGA